The Actinoplanes sp. N902-109 genomic interval CGTTCGGCGCGGGCCCGGGCGGCTTCCGCCTCCTCGCGTTGGCGCGCCTGGCGCAGCATCGCCAGGCGCTGGAGTCTCAGCCGCCACAGCTCGCGCATCTGTCCCTCCACCGTCTCGAAGAGGTCGCGGCTGGGCTGCCCGTCGTCCAGGTCGAGGGCGGTCAGCGCGAGTTCGAAGCGGATGATCGGTCGCTCGTCGGGGCGGGAGCCGTGTTCGGTCAGGTCGCGGGCGGCGATGAACTCGCGGCGGGCCTCCTGGGGATAGCCCTGGGCTCGCAGGCTGATCCCGAGGGCGATGTGGGCCATGCGGGCGTACTGGTGGCTGCCGCCCGAGCGGAGTTCCATGATCACCGGGCGGGCGAGCTTCTCCGCGATGGTGGTTTCGCCCAGTTTGGCGAGGGCCAGGGCGTGCACGGCGGTGACGGTGGGGTCGGAGTGGTTCTCGAGCCAGCCGTGGGTGATCCCGGCGCTGCGGCGCAGCCGGGTGCGGGCCTCGTCGGCGCGGCCCACGTGGGCGAGGCGCAGCCCCCAGTAGAGCAGGGTCACCGCGTGCACCAGGTCGAACGAGGACGAGCGGTGGCGCAGGTGTTCGTACGCGGCAGCGGCGGTTTCGTAGAGCTCCGCCGCGGTGGCCGCTTCGGCGAAGGAGCACAGCGCGGAGCGGTGCCGGTCGTTCTCGGCCGGGGCGTCGCTCAGCAGGACACCGGCCCGGGCCAGGTTGCGCATGCAGTCGACGTAGTGGCCGCTGAGCATGTGGATTTGGGCGAGATCGCAGAGCGCCTTGGCCTCGCCGAGCACGGAGCCGGCCGACCGTTGGGCGTCCAGCAGCGACAGGGCCAGCGGGTAGGCCTCGGTGATCCGGCCGAGTGCGAGGTGGGCGTACATCTTGCCCTGAAGGAGGAAGCGGGCAGTTTTCTCGTCACGGACAGTGCGGGCGATTGCCGTGTAGGCGTCCGCGGCGGCGATGGCTTCGTGGGCGCGGCCGGTGTCGGACAGCCGGTGCACGTGCCGGGCCAGGAGGTGGAGCGGTCCGTAGGCGCTGACGGGGACGGGTAGCAGTTCGTCGCGCGTGATCCGTTCCGCCATCCCACCAGTATCAACCGTTCACTCCTCAAGTAAATCCCGTGACCGGTCGGCCAACTTTTTCGCACCGGCTGTGATTTTCGGTAAGGCGACCATGACCCTGTCCGAAGGTGCAGGTGAGCAACGGCGGGACGGCCGTTCAGCAGTTCGGGGAGAGTGGTGCATGGCAGGCAAGAGCAGTGTTCAGCAGCGTCGCCGGAGCCGCCGTCGCGCGGCTCTCGTGCTGGTCCCGACGGTGGGCGGAGTGTTCATCGCCGGCACTGCCTTCGCCTACTGGACGACTTCCGGTGCGGGCACCGGCACCGCCACAACGGGCATGGGTGCTGCTGTCACGGTGACCCAGATCGGCACGCCGCCGAGCGGCTTGGTGCCGGGCGGTCCGGATCAGCCCGTCGCGTTCCGGATCACCAACCCGCAGACCACCAACCAGTACATCGCCTCGGTTCGGGTCGACGTCGGCTCGGTGACCAACGGCAGCGGGCAGACCGTGGCCGGCTGCACCGCGGCCGACTTCGTGATCACCCAGCCCACCGCCATCAACGCGGATCTGAGCAGCGGCGATCACGACTACAACCCGTCCGGCGCGCAGATCCGCATGATCAACGCGAACCGCAATCAGGATGCCTGCAAGGCGGTGACGGTCAACCTGGCCTTCACCGCGTCGTGATGCTTCCGGCGGCGGCGCACCCCGCGTCGCCGCCGCCGGATCCAACGGGAGGGGGTGGGGTCGTGAAGCGTGCTGTGCTCGCGGGTTTTCTCGCTGCCCTGCTCGCCTCCGGCGCGGCCTACGGCTACTGGTCGTCCGCGGGCACCGGCTCCGGTGCGGCCCGCTCCGGCACGGCGGTCGCCCTCACCCTCAGCCCGGGCGCACCGGCCAGCCAGCTCTATCCCGGCAGCAGCGCCGACGTGGCCGTGACGATCGCCAACCCCAACACTTTCCCGGTACGGGTCGAGCGCATCTACCTCGACTCCACCCAGGGCAGCACCGGCTTCTCGGTCGACAGCGCACACAGCGGCTGCCCGGTCGGCGCGCTCTCCTTCACCACCCAGACGAACGGCGGCACGGGCTGGACCGTGGCCACCGCCGGTTCGCTGGACGTGCACCTCACCGGCGCGTTGACCATGGCCACCACCGCCGCGAACACCTGCCAGGGTGCCACGTTCCGGGTCTACCTCGGCACCTCCGGCACCGGCTCACCATGACGAGTGTCCCACTTGCAACACTGATCGTTGTCGAAGTCTTGCGTACAGTGATGTCATGGCGGAGGCGTGGGGCCGGCGGCGGGCTGTCGCGCTGACCCTGGCGATCGAGCTCGTGCTCGCCGGGGCGGTGTTCGGTGCCGCCCGGGTGACCACGCCGCAGCTGGGCCCCGATTTCGTCGACATCGCCGAGGTGCCGGTGGGCGCCACACCGGCCGCGGTCACCGCGTTCTCATGGGACTGCGGACGCGACGAGATCGGCCATCGCAACACGGCGAACATCGTGGTCACCCCGCGCAAGGCCGGGCCCGCGCACCATGTGCACGAGTATGTCGGCAACCTGTCCGTCGATGTCGGTTCGACCGTCGAGGGCCTGCCCGGGGGCGGCACGACCTGCCCCAACGGCGACGAGTCGACGTATTACTGGCCGGTGCTGCGCACCGTGCGCGAGGGGGACGGGCCGCACGGCGGTGCCATCCAGGTGCCCGCGTCGGTGACCTTGACCGTGTACGGCAACCCGCGTGGGCCCGTGCTGCCGATGCCCCGGCTGCTGCGGGGTGCGGTCGGTGATGCGTACGCGCTGACCAACGGCGGCGCCCTCGCCGCACCGGTGTGGAGTTGTCAGGGTGCTGAGCAGCGGCGGACGCTGGAGTACCCGATCTGCGGCGCCGGGCAGCGGGTGGTGCGGATCTTCGACTTCCCGAGCTGCTGGGACGGCCGGCAGGTGGACACCGAGGGCCACCGCCGGCAGCTGGTCCCCCCGGTGGCGGGCGGCGGCTGCCCGGCTTCCACGTTCGCGGTGCCCCGGCTGGAGATCGTGGTCGCCTACGACATCCCGCAGGGCACCCGGTTCCGGATCGACACGTTCGACGCCCAGCGGCACAGCCCCCGGACCGATCACGCCTTCTTCGTCAATCTGATGCCGGAGACCCTGAGCAGGAAGATCGCTGCCTGCCTCAACAACACCACCCCGTGCCCCGGACCCAGGGGCGGCTAGTTGCCCTCGGGCGGGACGGCGGAGCCGCCGGTGCCGCTGTCCGGCGCGGGGGCGGCTGGGGGCAGCGCCTTCGTCTTGCCACCGGTGGGGCTCACCGCGAACCAGGTGCCCTTCACGCCCTGGCCGTTGATGTCACCGGCCTTCTTGTCGCCGGAGAAGTAGTACACCGGCCACCCGTTGATGGTGACCTGGCAGTGGCCGTCGGCGCGTTCCACGTACCCGAGGATCGTGGGGTCGATCCCGTCCGGGAAGATCTTGCCGGGGGACTTGATCAACAGGGGCGGCCAGGTCTTGGCGCAGGCGCCGTTGCAGGTCGCCCTGGGCGGCTTGTTGTCGTCCTCGTCGAAGCGGTAGAGCGTGCGGCCGGCGCCGTCGGTGACGTACGTGCCGATGTCGTCGTTCTCCTCGGTGTTGAGCTCGACGGTCTTGCTGCCGCTGCGGATGCTCCGGGGCGCGGTCAGGTCCTTGGCCGAGGCGCCGCTGTAGATCTTGACCCACTTCTGGGTCTTGGCGACGGTCGGCTCGGGCACCGGGGTCGACGGCGGGTCTGGTGTCTCCACGGCGCGCACCGCGAGTTCCGGGCGGGCCGCCTCAGGCGGGGCGTCGATGCTGGTCACCGGGCTGGGATCGGCGGCCGGAGCGGCCGCCTCGGTGGTGCCCGGGCGGGCGCAGGCGGTGAGGCTCAGCAGCCCTGCCACCGCGAGGGCGGCCGGTGCGATGGCGATGCGGTTCATGATTCCCCCTGCTGGGACGTGGACGTGACGCACACGGTGGCCACGCCGATCCGGTTCATTCGAGATCTCGCTGAACCGCTCGCGCTCCCCGCTACGTGTGAGGGGAGTCAGACCGACGCAACGGGGGTCGAGGATGGCCGGGCAGGCGCTCCGTCCGGTCAGCCTCGGCGGACAATCAGTTACCCGCCGACACCGGGGAGAGAAGATGCCGGGGTTGAGGCTCCAACGTCGCCGGGAGGTGGCCGATGAGGCACTGGTCAGATCGCTGTTCCAGGAACACGGGCGGGCGATGCTCGCGTATGCGACCCAGCTGACCAGGGACCGGGCCGCCGCCGAGGACGTCGTGCAAGAGGCCCTGGTCCGCGCGTGGCGGCACCCGGACAGCCTGGTGAACGGCAAGGGCTCGGTGCGCGGCTGGCTGCTGACCGTGGTGCGCAACATCGTGACCGACCAGATCCGGGCCCGCAACGCGCGAGCCACCGAGGTGCGTGAGAGCCCGGTCGACGTGGCGTCGGCCGAGGATCACGCCGAGCAGGTGGTCAACGCCATGGTGGTGGTGGACGCGCTGAGCCGGTTGTCCGCCGAGCACCGGGAGGTCCTGGAGCAGCTCTATCTGCAGGGCAGCACGGTCACCGAGGCGGCGAAGACCTTGGGCATCCCACCCGGGACGGTCAAGTCGCGCTCCTTCTATGCCCTCCGGGCGCTGCGAGAACTGAAGTCGCTGAGCCCCGCCGGAACGGAACGGTCTGCCTCATGAACGAGCTGAATCACGTGGACCTCGCCGGCTACCTGACGAAGTCGCTGGACGCAGAGCAGAACAGAGCGGTCGAGGAGCACATCGCCGGCTGCGACGACTGCCGCGCCGAGGTGCGAGCCCTGCAGGAGTGGACCATGGCCCTCGAAGCCGTCCCCGAGGCGATGCTGCTCGACGGCCCTCCGGACGACGCCGACCTGCTGCTGCAGCGCACGCTGCGGCAGATCCGGACCGAGTCCGCCGGGAGCCGTCATCGACGTACGGCGCTGGTCGGAGCCGCCGCCGCGGTGATCGTCGCCGCCGCCGTGGTGACCGGCGGCGCGCTCGGCCGGTCCACCGCGGACGATCGGCGCACGGCCCTGCCGTCGGCGACCCAGTCGCAGGTCACGGCCGCACCGGGCACCCGGACGGCGACCGGGGTGGACGCCACCACGGGCGCCCGGCTGACGGTCGCGGTGACCCCGGCCCCGGGCTGGGTGCGGGTCAAGGCGGCGGTCGCCGGGATCCCGCAGGGCGAGCGCTGCCGCCTGGAGGTGGTGGACACCAACGGGCGGGTCACCCTGGCCGGCAGCTGGGTGGTGTCCGCAACCGGTGCGGCCGAGGGGACGACTCTGGACGGCAGTGCGCTGGTGCCGGCCGACCAGGTGCAGTCGGTGCGCGTGGTGACCGAGGGCGGCAAGCAGTACGCCAGCGTGCCGATCTGATCGGGAGGACGACCGGTGCGGGCGGTCCCGGCAGGGAGCGCCCGCCCGGGATCGTCGTCATGATCGGCGGACTAGGCCGGATCGATCTCCGCCGTGCGGGCGTGGCGGGGCAGCAGCAGCCCCAGCAGGCCCGCCACGACCAGCATCACCGCGGACACGCCCAGCGTGCGTACGGCGGCAGCGACGAAGCCGGCGTCGGTGATCTGGTTGAAGAACAGAGTCCCGAGCAGGGCGATGCCGAAGGCCCCGCCGAGTTGCTGCATCGAGGTGAGCGCCCCGGATGCCGAGCCGGTCTCCTCGTCGTCCACGCCCGCCAGCACCAGGGTGAAGAACGGTGCCATGGCCAGGCCCATGCCGATGCCGAGCGGGAACATGCCCGGGATGAGGTGGTACGGAGTGAGCCCGTTGCCCGCCGCCTGCACGATCCAGGCCGACCCCGCCGTCGCCAGCACCATGATCGCGGTGCCGAGGAACAGCAGCCGCCGCCCGAGCCGATCGCCCAGCCCGCTGCCGGCGACCACGAACCCGAGCATCGTGCCGACCGCCTGCGGCAGCGTGCTCAGGCCCGCCTTGAGCGCTGAGAAGCCCAGCCCCACCTGCAGATACAGGCTGAGCACGAGGCCGGTGCCGAGCAGCGCACCGAAGAACACCAGCCCCACCAGCAGCCCGCTGGCGAACGCGCGCTTGCGGAACAGGCTCGGGACGACCAGCGTGTCCAGGCCGTGCCGGTCCCGGCGGGCCTCGTACGCCGCGAACGCCCCGAAGACCACCAGCCCGGCCGCCAGCAGCCCGAACACCCAGGCCGTCCAGCCCAGCTCCCGGCCCTGCACCAACGGGTAGAGCAGCAGGAACCCGCCGAGCGCCGCCAGCCCGACGCCGGGGACGTCGAGCCGGGGTGCCCGTTCGCTGCGGAACTCGGGCAGGAACCGGAGTGCGCCGACCACCGCGAACACACCGAGCGGCAGATTGATGAGGAAGATCATCCGCCAGCCGGTGCCCAGGTAGTCGGCGTCGACCAGCCATCCGGCCAGCACCGGGCCGCCCACTGCGCCCAGCCCCATGACCGGGCCGAACGCACCGAACGCCTTGGTCTGCTCGGCGGGGGTGAACATCTGCTTGATCATGCCCAGCCCCTGCGGCAGCATCAGCGCGCCGAACAGGCCCTGGACGGCCCGGGCGCTGGTCAGCACGCCGGGCGACCAGGCCAGCGCGCAGGTCAGCGAGGCCAGCGTGAACCCGGCTGCGCCGATCACGAACATCCGCCGGCGACCGTGAATGTCGCCCAACCGGCCGCCGGTGAGCAGCCCGATCGCCATCGCCAGCGTGTATGCGGCACCGAGCCACTGGATCAGGCTGAGCGAGCCGCCCAGCTCGGTGCGGATGGCGGGTCCCGCGATCGTGGTGACGAGCGAGTCCAGCAGGTCCATCAGCTCGACAGCCAGGATCACGGCAAGTGCCACCCAGCGCCAGCGGTAGGCAGTCCCCGGTTTTTCCGCTACTTCGGCTTGCATGGCTCACCCTCTCCGAACGGTGTACGTTGCGACGAACACTGTTTTACGCTCGAACGGCGTTCGGGGCAAGTACGATGCTGTGCGATGAGCAATCTGGAACTGCCCCCGCCGCCGTGGCAACGCACCGTGCCCAAGCGCAGCCGGCCGGTCAAAGCGCCGCTCAACCGGGACGAGATCGTCGACGCCGGCCTGCGCCTGGTCGTCGAGGAGGGGGTGGATGCGGTCAGCATGCGCCGGATCGCCGCCGTCTTCGACACCGGCGCTTCGAGTCTCTACGCGCACGTGGCGAACAAAGAAGAACTGCTTCAGCTCATGTACGACCGGGTGTGCGGTCTGATCGAGCTGCCCACCCCGGATCCGGCCCGCTGGACCGAGCAGATCAAGGACATCGCGCGGCAGGGGCACGCCGTGCTGATGCGGCACAACGACCTGGCCCGCACCGCGCTGGCCACCGTGCCGAGCGGACCCAACTCGCTGCGGATCACCGAGGTGATGCTGGCCGTCATGCTCGGCGCGGGGGTTGCGCCCCGGGTCGCGGCGTGGGCGCTGGACCGGCTGTTCCTCTACATCACGGCCGACGCCTACGAGATGTCGCTGCAGAACAAGATGCTGACCGCCGAGGGCATCGAGGAGCTCTCGGGTCAGCTCGCGGACTATTTCACCAACTTGCCGGCCGAGCACTTCCCGTATCTGCGGGCCAACGCCGGCGTGATCATCGCGGGCGACAGCACCGATCGCTTCGAGTTCGGGCTGGACCTGATCGTCGATGGCATCGCCCGGTCCCTCGACAAGGAACCGGGCGGCGCCTGATGCCTCCCGATCAGTGGCCGGTGGTGGGCAGGCCGGCGGCTTGCCATGCGGCGAAGCCGCCGGCGAGGTCGGTGGCCCGCAGCAGCCCGAGGTCCTGCAACGCGGCCGCGGCCAGGCTGCTCGTGTAGCCCTCCTGGCACGTCACGATCACGTCCAGGTCGTAGTGGGTGAACGGGAGCCGAGCGTCACTGCGGGGGTCGAGCCGCCATTCGAGCACGTTGCGCTCGATGACGAGGGCACCGGGGATCTCGCCGTGCTCGGCGCGCTGGGCGGCCGGGCGGATGTCCACCAGGACAGCACCGCGCTGGATGCGGTCGCGGGCCTGGTGCGGGTCGAGCCGGGACAGCCGGGTGCGGGCGGCTGCGAGCAGCTGATCGATGCCCCGGGAGCCGGCCGGGGCCGGCAGCGCGGGCGCGCTCACCACTGGGCCCCGGCCCGCTCGACCGTCACCACGTCGAGGCCGGCGGCGCCGATGCGGTAGCGGGTCATGCTGGTCAGTGCGGGTCCGTAGGAGTGCACGCTGACCGCCGGACGGTTGGACCGGTTGGTGATGCGGTGGATGTGCCGGGTGCCGAAGCGGCGGCCCGCACCCTCGCCGAGCTCGCGGGCACTGATCCGCGGGGGTGCGCCGGGGGTCACCGCCACGGTGTCCTCGGTGAGCGTGCCGGAGAAGATCTGGAAGGCGCCCGCCGAGCCGCCGTGGTCGTGCAGGTCGGTGCCCTGCCCGGGCAGCCAGGTCAGCAGCCACACCTCGTGGTCGCTACCCGCGTGCAACCGGTGGTACCAGCGTTCCCGCGCGTCGAAGCGCGGCGCGACGTCCCAGGCGGTGGGGTCGGCGGCGAACCGCTGCGCGATGGCGAGGTGGTCGAGGCGGAGGTCGGCGATGGTCATGGCTGCTCCTCAGTTTGCATACATTACCTATCAAGCATATAGGTTTACCGGCAAGCGTCGGCCCCGGTGGGGCGACGCGCGGAACCGACCCGAAAAGAGTGGAGGCGGGCGCTGTTTGCGCAGATCAGCGCGGACAGCGTGGCGTCCGCGCTCCGTGCTGCCGGAACGGTGTTCAGCGATCGTGCCTGGGGTGTCGTTCCGCGGGAGCTGAGTTGAAAGAAGCTCCCGGCTTGACGGTTCTTTCGGTTGACGCTCAGGATCCGAGCCGAGAGCCACAGCATCGATACATAGTGTTTATCGAAACAGCCGGTCCCTCGGCGGATCGGCCTGCGCACTCCACCGTTCAGGTTGAAAGCTCGCTCGAGCGCAGCCAGATGCATTCAGAGCGTTATATGGTCGGCGTCGCCTGCGAGAGCGGGTGCCGGGGAGCCCCCCGTTCTTCTTCCCCCGGACCCGTCGACTGCCCCCTGACCAACGAGGACGAACACGTGTCAAACTCCCGCCGTGGCTTGCTCGCCGCCGGCCTGGCCGCAGCCGTGGTCGGTGCGACCGGTGTCGTGTGGACCCTCAACGCGAACGCCGCCGAGACGCCGGCCGCCCCCGCCGCCCAGCCCGTCACCGAGACCACCGCTGCCGACGACGCTGTGCCCGTGCCCCCCGCACTGCTGCCCTGGGGCGAGGAACCGCACGACATCACCCGGGGCAGTGCCGGGGCCAGCAGCTCCGCCGTCGCGGCCGCCGGGGCCGACGCGGCGCCCGCCGACACGAGCGGCGCGACCGAACCGGTCGCCGAGTACGGCCCCAAGGGGCGCAGCTCGAGGAACGGCACCCTCACCCGGGACCACACCGACATCGTGCCGCCCACCCCGCCGGGCACCGACAAGGGCGGCAAGAAGGTGACCGGTGACGTGTACTTCAACTACGCGGTCGGCTCGCAGACCGGCGACACCGACGGCACCTGGGCCAACCTGACCATCGCCAAGCCCGAGCTTGCGCAGGGCGACTACCACTCGCTCACCGAGGTCACGGTGCAGACCGTGGACGGCCGGCAGATCGTCGAGCTGGGCTGGACCGTGGACCGGTCGGTGAACGGCGACGACGACCCGCACATGTTCGTGTACTACTGGAAGGACAAGGTGCCCACCTGCTACAACGCGTGTGGGTACAAGCAGTTCAGCCCGAACGTCAAGCCCGGTGACACGCTGCCGGTCGGGGTGCAGAAGCGCTTCGGCATTCAGCACACCGATGACAAATGGTGGATCGCGTACGACTCGGAGTACATCGGCTACTTCCCGGACAGCCTGTGGAACGGCACCTACACCCGGGGCGGCCTGAGCCAGTGGTTCGGCGAGGTCGCCTCCCCGAGCGAGTCGTCCTGCACGGACATGGGCAACGGGGAGCCGGCCAGCGAGGGCAACGCCGCCCGGGTCGGCAGCATCTCGATGACCAACGGCCCCGAGCCGAAGGCCACCGTACGAGCCTCCAACAGTGCGCTGTACAGCATCGACCTGCGCAGCGACCGCACGTTCCGCTACGGCGGCCAGGGCTCCGGCGACTGCACGCCACCCGCATGACGAACGAACGCCCGGCTCCTTCTTTCAAGGAGCCGGGCGTTCGCGGTGAACCAGTCGCTCGCTGCCGGTGTATAGCCTGGCGGACCAGCGACAGGAGGCGGCGATGCGGCGACGGGTGAAACCCGACGAGGAGTTGATGACCGCCCTCTACACCGAGCACTACGGGATCCTGCTCAACTTCATCACCAGGTACGTGCACGACCGGCACCGCGCCGAGGACCTGGTGCAGGAAACCCTGCTGCGGGCCTGGCGGCACATCGACCACCTCGACCCGGATCCCGGGCGCATCCGCTCCTACCTGCTCACGATTGCCCGCAACGTGGTCACCAACGCCTGGCGGGCCGAGCAGCGCCGCCCACACCTCGTCGCCGACGACGCCGCGGTCGAGGCGGCACCCTCCGCCGACAACGTCGACCAGCTGGTCGAGGGCTGGCTCGTGGCCGAGGCCCTGGAACGGCTCTCCGACGATCACCGCGCGGTCGTGCGGGCGATGTACTACGACGGCCGCAGCGTCGCCGAGGCGGCCCGCGAGCTGTCGGTGCCCGAAGGCACGGTCAAGTCGCGGGCGTTCTACGCCGTCCGGGCGTTGCGCCAGGTCTTCGAGGAGATGGGGGTGCTGCGATGAGCGTTGATCACGACGAGCTGCGGCGCCTGCTCGGTGGCTATCTGCTCGGCGGTCTCGACGACGGCGACTCCGACCGGCTCGACGCGCACCTGCTGACCTGCGACGCATGCCGGGCCGAGCTGGACCGGCTCGCCGCGGTGCCGGAGCTGCTGCGCGCCCTGCCGCGGGCCCAGGGGCCGGCCACGATCGCCCCCGGCGCCCGCCCCAGCCAGGTGCGGATCGAGGGCCTGCTCAGCAGGATGCGCTCGGAGAACGCCCGGGAACGGCGCCGGCTGCTGGTCCGGCGGCTGGCGGTGGCAGCGGCGGTGCTGCTCGTCGCGGCCGTCTCGGGCAGCCTGGTGCTCAACCGCGAGCGCTCGGACCCGCCCGCCCGGCCGCAGGCGGCGCCCAGCCAGTCGCAGCCTCGGGTGGTGGCGTCGTTCGAGGCCGCGGCCGGCAGCGGGCTGACCGGCGAGGCGGTGCTCACCGGCAAGACCTGGGGGGTCGAGGTGAATCTGACCATGCACCAGCTGGCCGGCGAGGGCCCGTTCGTGTGCCAGGTGCGCACCGGCGGCGGGCGCAGTGAGCAGGCAGCGATCTGGGGTCCGACGCCCTCCGGCAACGCGAAGGTCACCGGGGCCAGCTCGATCCAGCTGCCCAACGTCAGCATCGTCGCGGTCACCGACACCGCCGGCCACGTCCTCGGCACCGCCCGCCTCAACTGACGCGCGTGCCGATCCGGCAGAGCTGGTCGCGCCCGTGCGTCAGCCGGCGCCGTAGAGCTTGTCGCGCTGGGCCTGGGGGAGGGAACAGGCGGCGGTGCCGCCGGGCAGCAGGTGCCGGTGGTCGGCGACCCAGTGGTAGGCCGGCCAGGCGAGCCAGCCCACCGGCTTGAGTTGCAGCGCGCGGCCCGGCAGTTGCCAGAGCCGGCCCGCGTCGCGCAGCAGCAGGGCGATGGCGTCCGGGCCGGAGGCCACCGTGCCGTCCTCGCCCACCCACTGCACCGCCGCCTCGACCTGCTCGAGAGACAGGCCGAGGGCGGCCAGGTCGGCGAACTGCCAGGGGATCACGGTCGCCCGGGACGGGATGCGGCGCTCGATGAACTCGGCACACGACGAGCAGAACGAGCAGTCACCGTCGTAGACGAACGTGGGTCCAGGCATGGATCTATCTTAGGTACGGCCGCGCCGCAGCCGGACCAGGTAGGTCTGCGCGACGACGACCACGGCCAGGAACGCGCCGCTGATCACCTGCTGATAGCTGCTGGGCACGTTGCCCACCTGGTTGATCATGTTCTGGATCACGCCGAGCAGCAGCACGCCGGCGATGGTGCCGGCCAGCGTGCCCGCACCACCGGTCAGCAGGGTGCCGCCGATCACCACGGCGGCGATGGCGTCGAGCTCCATGCCGGTGCCCAGGACGGTGACGCCGGAGCCCAGCTTGGCCGCGTTGATCGCC includes:
- a CDS encoding rhodanese-like domain-containing protein, encoding MSAPALPAPAGSRGIDQLLAAARTRLSRLDPHQARDRIQRGAVLVDIRPAAQRAEHGEIPGALVIERNVLEWRLDPRSDARLPFTHYDLDVIVTCQEGYTSSLAAAALQDLGLLRATDLAGGFAAWQAAGLPTTGH
- a CDS encoding MFS transporter codes for the protein MQAEVAEKPGTAYRWRWVALAVILAVELMDLLDSLVTTIAGPAIRTELGGSLSLIQWLGAAYTLAMAIGLLTGGRLGDIHGRRRMFVIGAAGFTLASLTCALAWSPGVLTSARAVQGLFGALMLPQGLGMIKQMFTPAEQTKAFGAFGPVMGLGAVGGPVLAGWLVDADYLGTGWRMIFLINLPLGVFAVVGALRFLPEFRSERAPRLDVPGVGLAALGGFLLLYPLVQGRELGWTAWVFGLLAAGLVVFGAFAAYEARRDRHGLDTLVVPSLFRKRAFASGLLVGLVFFGALLGTGLVLSLYLQVGLGFSALKAGLSTLPQAVGTMLGFVVAGSGLGDRLGRRLLFLGTAIMVLATAGSAWIVQAAGNGLTPYHLIPGMFPLGIGMGLAMAPFFTLVLAGVDDEETGSASGALTSMQQLGGAFGIALLGTLFFNQITDAGFVAAAVRTLGVSAVMLVVAGLLGLLLPRHARTAEIDPA
- a CDS encoding neprosin family prolyl endopeptidase; translated protein: MSNSRRGLLAAGLAAAVVGATGVVWTLNANAAETPAAPAAQPVTETTAADDAVPVPPALLPWGEEPHDITRGSAGASSSAVAAAGADAAPADTSGATEPVAEYGPKGRSSRNGTLTRDHTDIVPPTPPGTDKGGKKVTGDVYFNYAVGSQTGDTDGTWANLTIAKPELAQGDYHSLTEVTVQTVDGRQIVELGWTVDRSVNGDDDPHMFVYYWKDKVPTCYNACGYKQFSPNVKPGDTLPVGVQKRFGIQHTDDKWWIAYDSEYIGYFPDSLWNGTYTRGGLSQWFGEVASPSESSCTDMGNGEPASEGNAARVGSISMTNGPEPKATVRASNSALYSIDLRSDRTFRYGGQGSGDCTPPA
- a CDS encoding TetR/AcrR family transcriptional regulator, giving the protein MSNLELPPPPWQRTVPKRSRPVKAPLNRDEIVDAGLRLVVEEGVDAVSMRRIAAVFDTGASSLYAHVANKEELLQLMYDRVCGLIELPTPDPARWTEQIKDIARQGHAVLMRHNDLARTALATVPSGPNSLRITEVMLAVMLGAGVAPRVAAWALDRLFLYITADAYEMSLQNKMLTAEGIEELSGQLADYFTNLPAEHFPYLRANAGVIIAGDSTDRFEFGLDLIVDGIARSLDKEPGGA
- a CDS encoding diguanylate cyclase, coding for MAERITRDELLPVPVSAYGPLHLLARHVHRLSDTGRAHEAIAAADAYTAIARTVRDEKTARFLLQGKMYAHLALGRITEAYPLALSLLDAQRSAGSVLGEAKALCDLAQIHMLSGHYVDCMRNLARAGVLLSDAPAENDRHRSALCSFAEAATAAELYETAAAAYEHLRHRSSSFDLVHAVTLLYWGLRLAHVGRADEARTRLRRSAGITHGWLENHSDPTVTAVHALALAKLGETTIAEKLARPVIMELRSGGSHQYARMAHIALGISLRAQGYPQEARREFIAARDLTEHGSRPDERPIIRFELALTALDLDDGQPSRDLFETVEGQMRELWRLRLQRLAMLRQARQREEAEAARARAERLILRDPLTGLGNRRRFDLRLEAVSPVHNDPLTLLLIDLDHFKAVNDAHSHSAGDQALREVATILRAHCRQGDEAVRYAGDEFVVFLNGDAAAGAEVGERIRAAVARADILTDVHMTVSVGVATWTPGMTGDDLFRAADDRLYAAKWSGRNTTAA
- a CDS encoding sigma-70 family RNA polymerase sigma factor, encoding MRRRVKPDEELMTALYTEHYGILLNFITRYVHDRHRAEDLVQETLLRAWRHIDHLDPDPGRIRSYLLTIARNVVTNAWRAEQRRPHLVADDAAVEAAPSADNVDQLVEGWLVAEALERLSDDHRAVVRAMYYDGRSVAEAARELSVPEGTVKSRAFYAVRALRQVFEEMGVLR
- a CDS encoding lipoprotein → MNRIAIAPAALAVAGLLSLTACARPGTTEAAAPAADPSPVTSIDAPPEAARPELAVRAVETPDPPSTPVPEPTVAKTQKWVKIYSGASAKDLTAPRSIRSGSKTVELNTEENDDIGTYVTDGAGRTLYRFDEDDNKPPRATCNGACAKTWPPLLIKSPGKIFPDGIDPTILGYVERADGHCQVTINGWPVYYFSGDKKAGDINGQGVKGTWFAVSPTGGKTKALPPAAPAPDSGTGGSAVPPEGN
- a CDS encoding cysteine dioxygenase family protein translates to MTIADLRLDHLAIAQRFAADPTAWDVAPRFDARERWYHRLHAGSDHEVWLLTWLPGQGTDLHDHGGSAGAFQIFSGTLTEDTVAVTPGAPPRISARELGEGAGRRFGTRHIHRITNRSNRPAVSVHSYGPALTSMTRYRIGAAGLDVVTVERAGAQW
- a CDS encoding anti-sigma factor yields the protein MNELNHVDLAGYLTKSLDAEQNRAVEEHIAGCDDCRAEVRALQEWTMALEAVPEAMLLDGPPDDADLLLQRTLRQIRTESAGSRHRRTALVGAAAAVIVAAAVVTGGALGRSTADDRRTALPSATQSQVTAAPGTRTATGVDATTGARLTVAVTPAPGWVRVKAAVAGIPQGERCRLEVVDTNGRVTLAGSWVVSATGAAEGTTLDGSALVPADQVQSVRVVTEGGKQYASVPI
- a CDS encoding DUF1996 domain-containing protein, which gives rise to MAEAWGRRRAVALTLAIELVLAGAVFGAARVTTPQLGPDFVDIAEVPVGATPAAVTAFSWDCGRDEIGHRNTANIVVTPRKAGPAHHVHEYVGNLSVDVGSTVEGLPGGGTTCPNGDESTYYWPVLRTVREGDGPHGGAIQVPASVTLTVYGNPRGPVLPMPRLLRGAVGDAYALTNGGALAAPVWSCQGAEQRRTLEYPICGAGQRVVRIFDFPSCWDGRQVDTEGHRRQLVPPVAGGGCPASTFAVPRLEIVVAYDIPQGTRFRIDTFDAQRHSPRTDHAFFVNLMPETLSRKIAACLNNTTPCPGPRGG
- a CDS encoding sigma-70 family RNA polymerase sigma factor; the encoded protein is MPGLRLQRRREVADEALVRSLFQEHGRAMLAYATQLTRDRAAAEDVVQEALVRAWRHPDSLVNGKGSVRGWLLTVVRNIVTDQIRARNARATEVRESPVDVASAEDHAEQVVNAMVVVDALSRLSAEHREVLEQLYLQGSTVTEAAKTLGIPPGTVKSRSFYALRALRELKSLSPAGTERSAS